From one Ignavibacteria bacterium genomic stretch:
- a CDS encoding toxin-antitoxin system YwqK family antitoxin → MNKPSEYEIEKGLKNGLFRTYYTSGAVRTEKFYSNGKLEGEVKLLNENGTIQELIQYKNGKKNGTAKVFYDNGLPKIEIEFKDDLQHGLTSYYYEDGQLKSEISYSNGVREGSTKVYFHSGTVKSDENLVNGKKEGISKTFYKSGALKGEWNYRNGVADGTSRFYYENGALLAIKNFLDGRDDGLTQIYYEDGKLKEEINFVNGIKNGINLLYNRDGSLKDKVFYDMGDKVNVDEFMDNPPMSPEPSVKAPETPLFKSEREEPKPSYAPENNSEEKRISTPVVIGIVAATFVVIFFAYVILISVFHL, encoded by the coding sequence ATGAATAAACCTTCAGAATACGAGATAGAAAAAGGGCTTAAAAATGGCCTGTTCAGGACGTACTATACCAGCGGAGCCGTCCGCACGGAAAAGTTTTACTCAAACGGCAAGCTCGAAGGTGAGGTTAAACTCTTAAATGAAAACGGTACAATCCAGGAACTCATACAGTATAAGAATGGAAAGAAAAACGGCACGGCAAAAGTCTTTTATGATAACGGCCTGCCTAAAATTGAAATTGAGTTTAAGGATGACCTCCAGCACGGTCTGACCAGCTATTACTATGAGGACGGCCAGCTTAAAAGCGAAATCAGCTATTCTAACGGAGTCCGCGAAGGATCTACAAAAGTCTACTTCCATTCGGGTACGGTTAAAAGCGACGAAAACCTGGTAAATGGAAAAAAAGAAGGCATCAGCAAAACTTTCTATAAAAGCGGCGCCCTTAAAGGGGAGTGGAACTACAGAAACGGCGTCGCCGACGGCACTTCCAGATTCTACTACGAAAACGGCGCACTCCTTGCAATTAAAAACTTCCTCGATGGACGCGACGACGGCCTGACACAAATCTATTACGAGGACGGAAAGCTGAAGGAAGAAATTAACTTCGTTAACGGAATTAAAAACGGCATTAACCTCTTGTACAACAGGGACGGCTCTCTTAAGGATAAAGTTTTCTACGATATGGGGGATAAGGTAAACGTGGACGAATTTATGGATAACCCGCCCATGAGCCCCGAACCCTCTGTAAAGGCGCCCGAAACTCCATTGTTCAAAAGCGAAAGGGAAGAGCCAAAACCCTCTTATGCCCCGGAAAATAATTCGGAAGAAAAAAGAATCAGCACACCTGTTGTAATTGGAATCGTTGCTGCCACATTCGTCGTAATTTTCTTTGCGTACGTGATTTTAATCAGCGTCTTCCACCTCTGA
- a CDS encoding SET domain-containing protein codes for MKSSDKSNLIEVKSSGIHGYGLFAVENIAPGEMLFIIKGEVIDEDEAIRREEEEENVYIFYNGDTYIDTVKTEKIKYINHSCEPNCEVMDGDEASLKLVSARAIEEGEEITIDYGYDEIYEQCNCVVCTEKKAE; via the coding sequence TTGAAAAGCAGCGACAAGTCAAATCTGATTGAAGTAAAAAGTTCAGGAATTCATGGCTACGGCCTTTTTGCAGTTGAGAATATTGCCCCGGGTGAAATGCTGTTCATAATAAAGGGAGAGGTAATTGACGAAGATGAAGCTATAAGGCGCGAGGAGGAAGAGGAAAACGTTTATATATTTTATAACGGGGACACCTACATTGACACGGTTAAGACCGAGAAGATCAAATACATAAACCACTCCTGCGAGCCGAACTGTGAGGTAATGGATGGTGATGAAGCCTCGCTTAAGCTTGTATCTGCAAGGGCGATTGAAGAAGGTGAAGAGATAACGATTGATTACGGCTATGATGAGATTTATGAGCAGTGCAATTGTGTTGTGTGCACGGAGAAGAAGGCGGAATAG